In Kitasatospora sp. NA04385, a single genomic region encodes these proteins:
- a CDS encoding glycosyltransferase family 39 protein, with product MPITATSRPRALADRLQGHVRTGYWTRLVPLLAVLATVTHLPSFLRPVWSPDEGYLATQARMLADGGVLYDTVVDRKPPLLPWLYEACFAVFGSVSLWPLRALAIGAHLATAVLLASIARGRWGDRAGRYAGAFYLLVSIGLSPEDTQAATFEVFMLPAMVLAFRYAERRRWLAAGIAVALCSLTKQTGGAVMLPVLWMLLQDTRRRGVRWPQALAKICFGFALPIALVAAILTKPKGFLFWVVTGSGDYAVLGSNWPQMLGRALGNSAILMSAGLAFLLPHAHRLWLRRRRRPVPARGPERGSTADLWVWLLSSVIAVSVGFHFFGHYYLQLMPPLVLLGVGAVATSAVPWRPVAAYSALASTFFLVLAVFWPGQRLTQTTEVATAVAAQTTPKDTVLVWGMHPELYWLADRRPATRYLTAGFLTNFSGGKGGEKVGEEYSVSDAWRTFDTEISTNGLPRVFVDDSGTAPYQPDKVPRIASLLDTHYEVVGVTGDTVIYRLKDK from the coding sequence GTGCCCATCACCGCAACGAGCCGACCACGTGCCCTCGCCGACCGCCTCCAGGGGCACGTCCGCACCGGGTACTGGACCAGACTGGTCCCGCTGCTCGCGGTCCTGGCCACCGTCACCCACCTGCCCTCCTTCCTCCGCCCGGTGTGGAGCCCCGACGAGGGCTACCTCGCCACCCAGGCCCGGATGCTCGCCGACGGCGGCGTCCTCTACGACACCGTCGTCGACCGCAAGCCCCCGCTGCTGCCCTGGCTGTACGAGGCCTGCTTCGCCGTCTTCGGCTCCGTCTCGCTCTGGCCGCTGCGCGCCCTGGCGATCGGCGCCCACCTCGCCACCGCCGTCCTGCTCGCCTCCATCGCCCGCGGCCGCTGGGGCGACCGGGCGGGCCGCTACGCGGGCGCCTTCTACCTCCTGGTGTCCATCGGGCTCTCCCCGGAGGACACCCAGGCCGCCACCTTCGAAGTCTTCATGCTGCCCGCCATGGTGCTCGCCTTCCGCTACGCGGAGCGCCGCCGCTGGCTGGCCGCCGGCATCGCCGTGGCCCTCTGCTCGCTCACCAAGCAGACCGGCGGCGCCGTGATGCTGCCCGTGCTGTGGATGCTGCTGCAGGACACCCGCCGCCGCGGCGTCCGCTGGCCGCAGGCCCTCGCCAAGATCTGCTTCGGCTTCGCCCTGCCGATAGCGCTGGTCGCCGCCATCCTCACCAAGCCCAAGGGCTTCCTGTTCTGGGTCGTCACCGGCTCCGGCGACTACGCCGTGCTCGGCAGCAACTGGCCGCAGATGCTCGGCCGGGCGCTCGGCAACTCCGCGATCCTGATGAGCGCCGGACTGGCCTTCCTGCTGCCCCACGCGCACCGCCTGTGGCTGCGCCGCCGCCGCAGACCCGTCCCCGCCCGCGGCCCCGAGCGCGGCTCCACCGCCGACCTGTGGGTGTGGCTGCTCTCCTCGGTCATCGCCGTCTCCGTCGGCTTCCACTTCTTCGGCCACTACTACCTCCAGCTGATGCCCCCGCTGGTCCTGCTCGGCGTCGGCGCCGTCGCCACCTCCGCCGTCCCCTGGCGCCCGGTCGCCGCGTACTCCGCCCTCGCCAGCACCTTCTTCCTCGTCCTCGCCGTCTTCTGGCCCGGCCAGCGCCTCACCCAGACCACCGAGGTCGCCACCGCCGTCGCCGCCCAGACCACCCCCAAGGACACCGTCCTGGTCTGGGGCATGCACCCCGAGCTCTACTGGCTCGCCGACCGCCGCCCCGCCACCCGCTACCTCACCGCCGGCTTCCTCACCAACTTCAGCGGCGGCAAGGGCGGCGAGAAGGTCGGCGAGGAGTACTCCGTCTCCGACGCCTGGCGGACCTTCGACACCGAGATCTCCACCAACGGCCTCCCCCGGGTCTTCGTCGACGACTCCGGCACCGCCCCCTACCAACCCGACAAGGTCCCCCGCATCGCCAGCCTCCTCGACACCCACTACGAGGTCGTCGGCGTCACCGGCGACACGGTGATCTACCGCCTCAAGGACAAGTAA
- a CDS encoding alpha/beta fold hydrolase: MLVLVHGGLWDDPVDAAVFWHRPGVTAGLRAAGLTVTAPDRAMRAGSWDAEARHLAAALPDGPPVVLVAGSNGCSAAVRLALTAPERVRALVLAWPATAGDERLDGLIREAVPAAAGLLAGGTLRGATDAELAGLRLPVAVLPAVPENPVHRRRTADALLALVPGAVGLAGCPEPPHPAFRPGPLVAALAGWIA, translated from the coding sequence GTGCTGGTGCTGGTGCACGGCGGACTGTGGGACGACCCGGTGGACGCGGCCGTGTTCTGGCACCGCCCGGGGGTGACGGCGGGCCTGCGGGCGGCCGGGCTCACCGTCACGGCGCCCGACCGGGCGATGCGGGCCGGCAGTTGGGACGCCGAGGCCCGGCACCTGGCGGCGGCCCTGCCCGACGGACCGCCGGTCGTCCTGGTGGCCGGCTCCAACGGCTGCTCGGCGGCCGTCCGGCTGGCCCTGACCGCACCGGAACGCGTCCGGGCCCTGGTCCTGGCCTGGCCGGCCACGGCGGGCGACGAGCGGCTGGACGGCCTGATCCGCGAGGCCGTCCCGGCAGCGGCCGGGCTGCTGGCCGGCGGGACGCTGCGCGGCGCCACCGACGCCGAACTCGCCGGGCTGCGGCTCCCGGTGGCGGTCCTCCCGGCCGTCCCGGAGAACCCCGTCCACCGGCGCCGCACGGCGGACGCGCTGCTGGCCCTGGTGCCCGGCGCGGTGGGACTGGCGGGGTGCCCGGAGCCGCCGCATCCGGCCTTCCGGCCCGGGCCCCTGGTCGCCGCGCTGGCCGGGTGGATCGCTTAG
- a CDS encoding 3-hydroxyacyl-CoA dehydrogenase NAD-binding domain-containing protein: protein MSTTELLQRAAELFPGEVVTTAHVRHLDLPLRAGKLALITLDNGFDHTKPTTFGPGSLAKLSEALDQVEAEAAAGSVVAVAITGKPFIFAVGADLKGVEVLKEHSDALAIGKGGHDVFKRIAALPVPSFAFYNGAAMGGGVEVGLHCTYRTVSAGVPAFSLPEVFLGLVPGWGGCTLLPNLIGPAKAVKVIVENSMAQNKQLKGKEVFELGIADAIFEPADFLEQSLLWAAEVLKGDVVVEREEFDRGKAWDDAVLWGRWVADAKVHGAAPAAYKALDIIQQAKDGDLQAGFDAEDAALADLIMSGELRAGLYAFNLVQRRAKRPFGAPDKSLARPVSKVGVVGAGLMASQLALLFARRLEVPVVLTDIDQQRIDKGVGYVHAEIDKLLDKGRIGKDKANKLKGLVSGHLDKAVAFGDADFVIEAVFEEMGVKQKVFAELEAVVSPTAVLATNTSSLSVTEMASKLQHPERVVGFHFFNPVAILPLLEIVRAEQTDDASLATAFGVAKKLKKTAVLAKDAPAFVVNRILTRFMGEIQGIIDEGTPFETVEAAVKPLGLPMSPIALLELVGPAIALHVSETLHGAFPERFAVSANLGKVVEAGKRGFYTWQDGAQVLDPEVLALLTFGDSVLTEEQVRARALEAVAQEIGLMLDEGVVGEAQDIDLCMITGAGWPFHLGGITPYLDREGVSERVNGKKFLAPGLASVPA, encoded by the coding sequence ATGAGCACCACTGAACTGCTGCAGCGCGCCGCCGAGCTGTTCCCCGGCGAGGTCGTCACCACCGCGCACGTGCGCCACCTGGACCTGCCGCTGCGGGCCGGCAAGCTGGCGCTGATCACCCTCGACAACGGCTTCGACCACACCAAGCCGACCACCTTCGGCCCCGGCTCGCTGGCCAAGCTGTCCGAGGCGCTGGACCAGGTCGAGGCGGAGGCCGCCGCGGGCTCGGTGGTCGCGGTCGCGATCACCGGCAAGCCGTTCATCTTCGCGGTCGGCGCCGACCTCAAGGGCGTCGAGGTGCTCAAGGAGCACTCGGACGCGCTGGCCATCGGCAAGGGCGGCCACGACGTCTTCAAGCGGATCGCCGCGCTGCCCGTCCCGTCCTTCGCGTTCTACAACGGCGCGGCGATGGGCGGCGGCGTCGAGGTCGGCCTGCACTGCACCTACCGCACCGTCAGCGCGGGCGTCCCGGCGTTCTCGCTGCCCGAGGTCTTCCTCGGCCTGGTGCCCGGCTGGGGCGGCTGCACCCTGCTGCCGAACCTGATCGGCCCCGCCAAGGCGGTCAAGGTCATCGTCGAGAACTCGATGGCGCAGAACAAGCAGCTCAAGGGCAAGGAGGTGTTCGAGCTCGGCATCGCGGACGCGATCTTCGAGCCGGCCGACTTCCTGGAGCAGTCGCTGCTGTGGGCGGCCGAGGTGCTCAAGGGCGACGTGGTCGTCGAGCGCGAGGAGTTCGACCGCGGCAAGGCCTGGGACGACGCCGTGCTGTGGGGCCGCTGGGTCGCCGACGCCAAGGTGCACGGGGCCGCCCCGGCCGCGTACAAGGCACTCGACATCATCCAGCAGGCCAAGGACGGCGACCTGCAGGCCGGTTTCGACGCGGAGGACGCCGCGCTCGCCGACCTGATCATGAGCGGTGAGCTGCGCGCCGGGCTGTACGCCTTCAACCTGGTGCAGCGCCGCGCCAAGCGGCCGTTCGGCGCGCCGGACAAGTCGCTGGCCCGTCCGGTCTCCAAGGTCGGCGTGGTCGGCGCCGGTCTGATGGCCTCCCAGCTGGCGCTGCTGTTCGCGCGCCGCCTGGAGGTGCCGGTGGTGCTCACCGACATCGACCAGCAGCGGATCGACAAGGGCGTCGGCTACGTCCACGCCGAGATCGACAAGCTGCTGGACAAGGGCCGGATCGGCAAGGACAAGGCCAACAAGCTCAAGGGCCTGGTCTCCGGGCACCTCGACAAGGCCGTCGCGTTCGGCGACGCCGACTTCGTGATCGAGGCCGTCTTCGAGGAGATGGGCGTCAAGCAGAAGGTGTTCGCCGAGCTGGAGGCGGTGGTCTCGCCGACCGCCGTCCTGGCCACCAACACCTCCTCGCTGTCGGTCACCGAGATGGCCTCCAAGCTCCAGCACCCGGAGCGCGTGGTCGGCTTCCACTTCTTCAACCCGGTCGCGATCCTCCCGCTGCTGGAGATCGTCCGGGCCGAGCAGACCGACGACGCCTCGCTGGCCACCGCGTTCGGCGTCGCCAAGAAGCTGAAGAAGACCGCGGTGCTCGCCAAGGACGCCCCCGCGTTCGTGGTCAACCGCATCCTGACCCGCTTCATGGGCGAGATCCAGGGCATCATCGACGAGGGCACCCCGTTCGAGACCGTCGAGGCCGCGGTGAAGCCGCTCGGCCTGCCGATGTCCCCGATCGCCCTGCTCGAACTGGTCGGCCCGGCCATCGCCCTGCACGTCTCCGAGACGCTGCACGGCGCCTTCCCGGAGCGGTTCGCCGTCTCCGCGAACCTCGGCAAGGTCGTCGAGGCCGGCAAGCGCGGCTTCTACACCTGGCAGGACGGCGCGCAGGTCCTCGACCCCGAGGTGCTGGCCCTGCTCACCTTCGGCGACAGCGTCCTGACCGAGGAGCAGGTGCGCGCCCGCGCCCTGGAGGCCGTCGCCCAGGAGATCGGCCTGATGCTGGACGAGGGCGTGGTCGGCGAGGCCCAGGACATCGACCTCTGCATGATCACCGGCGCCGGCTGGCCCTTCCACCTCGGCGGCATCACCCCCTACCTCGACCGCGAGGGCGTCTCCGAGCGCGTCAACGGCAAGAAGTTCCTGGCCCCCGGCCTGGCTTCGGTCCCCGCCTGA
- a CDS encoding acetyl-CoA C-acyltransferase, whose translation MPRTARDVVFVDGVRTPFGKAGPKGIYHETRADDLVVKCIRELVRRNPSLPVERIDEVAVAATTQIGDQGLTIGRTAALLSGLPKSVPGYAIDRMCAGAMTAVTTTAGGIAFGAYDVVVAGGVEHMGRHPMGEGVDPNPRFVSEKLVDESALFMGMTAENLHDRFPHITKERCDAFAVRSQEKAAKAYANGDIQPDLVPIAIRNTNPEVGETGWGLATVDEPLRPGTTMESLAGLKTPFRPHGNVTAGNAAGLNDGATASLLAAEDVARELGLPVKMRLVSYAFAGVEPEVMGIGPVPATEKALAKAGLTIEDIGAFEVNEAFAVQVLAFLDHYGIADDDERVNPYGGAIAFGHPLASSGVRLMTQLARRFEQRPDVRYGITTMCIGFGMGGTVIWENPHFEGGK comes from the coding sequence GTGCCTCGTACCGCGAGGGACGTCGTCTTCGTCGACGGCGTCCGCACCCCGTTCGGCAAGGCCGGCCCGAAGGGCATCTACCACGAGACGCGCGCCGACGACCTGGTCGTCAAGTGCATCCGTGAGCTCGTGCGCCGCAACCCGAGCCTGCCCGTCGAGCGGATCGACGAGGTCGCCGTCGCCGCGACCACCCAGATCGGCGACCAGGGCCTGACCATCGGCCGCACCGCCGCGCTGCTCTCCGGCCTGCCGAAGTCCGTCCCCGGCTACGCGATCGACCGGATGTGCGCCGGTGCGATGACCGCGGTCACCACCACCGCCGGCGGCATCGCCTTCGGCGCGTACGACGTCGTGGTGGCCGGCGGCGTCGAGCACATGGGGCGGCACCCGATGGGCGAGGGCGTGGACCCGAACCCGCGGTTCGTCTCGGAGAAGCTGGTCGACGAGTCCGCCCTGTTCATGGGCATGACCGCGGAGAACCTGCACGACCGCTTCCCGCACATCACCAAGGAGCGCTGCGACGCGTTCGCGGTGCGCTCGCAGGAGAAGGCCGCCAAGGCGTACGCCAACGGCGACATCCAGCCGGACCTGGTGCCGATCGCGATCCGCAACACCAACCCCGAGGTCGGCGAGACCGGCTGGGGCCTGGCCACGGTGGACGAGCCGCTGCGCCCGGGCACCACGATGGAGTCGCTGGCGGGTCTGAAGACCCCGTTCCGCCCGCACGGCAACGTGACCGCGGGCAACGCGGCCGGCCTGAACGACGGTGCGACCGCCTCGCTGCTGGCCGCCGAGGACGTGGCCCGCGAGCTGGGCCTGCCGGTCAAGATGCGCCTGGTCAGCTACGCGTTCGCGGGCGTCGAGCCCGAGGTGATGGGCATCGGCCCCGTCCCGGCGACCGAGAAGGCGCTGGCCAAGGCCGGTCTGACCATCGAGGACATCGGCGCGTTCGAGGTCAACGAGGCCTTCGCCGTCCAGGTGCTGGCGTTCCTGGACCACTACGGCATCGCGGACGACGACGAGCGGGTCAACCCGTACGGCGGCGCCATCGCGTTCGGCCACCCGCTGGCCTCCTCGGGCGTGCGCCTGATGACCCAGCTGGCCCGCCGCTTCGAGCAGCGTCCGGACGTCCGCTACGGCATCACCACCATGTGCATCGGCTTCGGCATGGGCGGCACCGTCATCTGGGAGAACCCCCACTTCGAGGGTGGTAAGTGA
- a CDS encoding ribonuclease D: MTDAVASIPEETAPVPLLEPRDGLPPVVSDEAALAAVVEAFRGGAGPVAVDAERASGYRYGQRAYLIQLRRQGAGTALIDPIACPDLTGLNTALADAEWVVHAATQDLPCLFEVGMHPGVLFDTELAGRLAGFARVGLGPMTENVLGLSLAKEHSAVDWSTRPLPEPWLRYAALDVEVLVDLRDALEAELDRQGKLDWAHQEFAALAAAPRPAPRVDPWRRTSQLHKVRRRRQLAAVREMWLTRDRIARERDVSPGRVLADAAIVNAALAMPANAPALIAVQGFGPRVNRRQLDQWLAAIERAREIPESALPPATAPHDGPPPPRAWAEKDPVAAARLSGARAAVTALAEQYHLPAENLITPDLVRRVSWEPPAEPDAETVGLALRALGARAWQTELVGPALAKAFREASA, from the coding sequence GTGACCGACGCCGTAGCCTCCATCCCCGAAGAGACCGCCCCGGTTCCGCTCCTCGAACCCCGGGACGGACTCCCACCGGTGGTGTCGGACGAAGCGGCCCTGGCCGCCGTCGTCGAGGCCTTCCGCGGCGGGGCCGGGCCGGTCGCCGTCGACGCCGAGCGGGCCTCCGGCTACCGCTACGGCCAGCGCGCCTACCTGATCCAACTGCGCCGCCAGGGCGCGGGCACCGCGCTGATCGACCCGATCGCCTGCCCCGACCTGACCGGCCTGAACACCGCGCTGGCCGACGCCGAGTGGGTCGTGCACGCCGCCACCCAGGACCTGCCCTGCCTGTTCGAGGTCGGCATGCACCCCGGCGTGCTCTTCGACACCGAGCTGGCCGGCCGGCTCGCCGGGTTCGCCCGGGTCGGCCTCGGCCCGATGACCGAGAACGTGCTGGGCCTGTCGCTGGCCAAGGAGCACTCCGCGGTCGACTGGTCCACCCGCCCGCTGCCCGAGCCCTGGCTGCGCTACGCGGCGCTGGACGTCGAGGTGCTGGTCGACCTGCGCGACGCCCTGGAGGCCGAGCTCGACCGGCAGGGCAAGCTCGACTGGGCGCACCAGGAGTTCGCCGCGCTGGCCGCCGCGCCGCGCCCCGCGCCCCGGGTCGACCCCTGGCGGCGCACCTCCCAGCTGCACAAGGTCCGCCGCCGCCGACAGCTGGCCGCGGTCCGCGAGATGTGGCTCACCCGGGACCGGATCGCCCGCGAGCGCGACGTCTCCCCCGGCCGGGTGCTGGCCGACGCCGCGATCGTGAACGCCGCGCTGGCCATGCCCGCCAACGCGCCCGCGCTGATCGCCGTCCAGGGCTTCGGGCCCCGGGTGAACCGGCGCCAGCTCGACCAGTGGCTGGCCGCGATCGAGCGGGCCCGGGAGATCCCCGAGTCGGCGCTGCCGCCCGCGACCGCCCCGCACGACGGGCCGCCGCCGCCGCGCGCCTGGGCCGAGAAGGACCCGGTCGCCGCGGCCCGCCTCAGCGGCGCCCGGGCCGCCGTCACCGCCCTCGCCGAGCAGTACCACCTCCCGGCGGAGAACCTGATCACCCCCGACCTGGTCCGCCGCGTCTCCTGGGAGCCCCCGGCCGAGCCGGACGCCGAGACCGTCGGCCTCGCCCTGCGCGCCCTGGGCGCCCGCGCCTGGCAGACCGAACTGGTGGGGCCGGCCCTGGCGAAGGCGTTCCGGGAGGCGTCCGCGTAA
- a CDS encoding LuxR C-terminal-related transcriptional regulator, giving the protein MSVLLEHPASVVAYRPTKPTAMVVIADPRVRNTVTRHLWALGVRDVIEVSSIAEARPRVTTPRDICIADVHLPDGSGLTILAETRAAGWPNGLALSAADDIGAVRSALAGGVKGYVVTGTRTNMPMPGRPGLPIGAGLAGRMRRPGIPGHHHPGAPGHHGAPGQPGAAPGAPGAPGAQPSAYRELSGREVEVLRLVAEGQSNKAIGVAMGLSALTVKSHLARIARKLGTGDRAGMVAVALRTGIIH; this is encoded by the coding sequence GTGTCGGTCCTTCTCGAGCACCCCGCAAGCGTGGTCGCCTACCGTCCGACGAAGCCCACCGCCATGGTGGTCATCGCAGATCCCCGGGTCCGGAACACGGTGACCCGCCACCTATGGGCGCTCGGTGTCCGCGACGTCATCGAGGTCTCCTCGATCGCCGAGGCCCGCCCGCGGGTCACCACCCCGCGCGACATCTGCATCGCCGACGTGCACCTGCCCGACGGTTCCGGCCTGACCATCCTGGCCGAGACCCGCGCCGCGGGCTGGCCCAACGGCCTGGCGCTGTCCGCCGCCGACGACATCGGCGCGGTCCGCTCGGCGCTGGCCGGCGGCGTCAAGGGCTACGTGGTGACCGGCACCCGCACCAACATGCCGATGCCCGGCCGCCCCGGCCTGCCGATCGGCGCCGGCCTGGCCGGGCGGATGCGCCGTCCCGGCATCCCCGGCCACCACCACCCCGGTGCGCCCGGCCACCACGGCGCCCCCGGCCAGCCCGGCGCCGCGCCCGGCGCCCCGGGTGCGCCCGGCGCGCAGCCGTCCGCCTACCGCGAGCTGTCCGGCCGCGAGGTGGAGGTGCTGCGGCTGGTGGCCGAGGGCCAGTCCAACAAGGCGATCGGCGTGGCGATGGGCCTGTCGGCGCTGACGGTGAAGAGCCACCTGGCCCGGATCGCCCGCAAGCTGGGCACCGGCGACCGGGCCGGCATGGTCGCCGTGGCGCTGCGCACCGGCATCATCCACTGA
- a CDS encoding DUF3000 domain-containing protein has translation MAAVGGQSAQGGGTGRESAPIEFRDAVEALTGARLRPEVRLSPQPAPRRLAPYAFALSASVEVDGEELADGTLVLLHDPSAPEAWNGDFRVVTMTRAELEPEMAGDPLLSEVGWSWLMDALQAHAAGHAEPSGTVTRCHSQYFGALAERGASTEIELRASWTPADRRFERHLAAWADLLCVCAGLPPAAPAPLPADGPGVLGGVVPMPARRRPRNSH, from the coding sequence ATGGCAGCGGTCGGCGGGCAATCCGCGCAGGGTGGAGGAACGGGCAGGGAGTCGGCGCCGATCGAGTTCCGCGACGCGGTCGAGGCGCTGACCGGGGCGCGGCTGCGCCCCGAGGTACGGCTGTCCCCGCAGCCCGCCCCCCGCCGGCTGGCCCCGTACGCCTTCGCGCTCTCCGCCTCGGTCGAGGTGGACGGCGAGGAGCTGGCGGACGGCACCCTGGTGCTGCTGCACGACCCGTCGGCGCCGGAGGCGTGGAACGGGGACTTCCGGGTGGTCACCATGACCAGGGCCGAGCTGGAGCCGGAGATGGCGGGCGACCCGCTGCTGTCCGAAGTCGGCTGGAGCTGGCTGATGGACGCGCTGCAGGCGCACGCCGCCGGGCACGCCGAGCCGTCCGGCACGGTGACCAGGTGCCACTCGCAGTACTTCGGCGCGCTGGCCGAGCGCGGTGCGTCCACCGAGATCGAGCTGCGGGCGTCCTGGACGCCGGCCGACCGCCGCTTCGAGCGGCACCTGGCCGCCTGGGCCGACCTGCTGTGCGTGTGCGCGGGGCTGCCGCCGGCCGCGCCGGCGCCGCTGCCGGCCGACGGGCCGGGCGTGCTGGGCGGGGTGGTGCCGATGCCGGCCCGCCGCCGGCCGCGCAACTCGCACTGA
- the hemE gene encoding uroporphyrinogen decarboxylase, protein MSETPAAQSGQRPRGAAYDSVFLRAARNEPVPHTPVWFMRQAGRSLPEYLKVREGVPMLDACMQPDLVKEITLQPVRRHKVDAAIFFSDIVVPLKAVGIDVEIKGGVGPVIADPIRTRADLQRLRPLEPDDMPYITEAVGLLVAELGATPLIGFAGAPFTLASYLIEGGPSKSYENTKAMMYGEPELWAELVDRLAQITSAFLKIQIEAGASAVQLFDSWAGALAPDEYRRSVMPASAKVFDAVAPYGVPRIHFGVNTGELLGLMGQAGADIVGVDWRVPLDEAANRVGPGKGLQGNLDPAVLYAPTHVVETKAREVLHAAQALGGSHHIFNLGHGVMPTMDPDALTRLVAFVHEASAR, encoded by the coding sequence GTGAGTGAGACCCCCGCAGCCCAGTCCGGTCAGCGGCCCCGCGGCGCCGCGTACGACTCCGTCTTCCTGCGCGCCGCCCGCAACGAACCGGTGCCGCACACCCCCGTCTGGTTCATGCGGCAGGCCGGCCGCTCGCTGCCCGAGTACCTGAAGGTGCGCGAGGGCGTCCCGATGCTCGACGCCTGCATGCAGCCGGACCTGGTCAAGGAGATCACCCTGCAGCCGGTGCGCCGGCACAAGGTGGACGCGGCCATCTTCTTCTCCGACATCGTCGTCCCGCTCAAGGCGGTCGGCATCGACGTCGAGATCAAGGGCGGCGTCGGCCCGGTCATCGCCGACCCGATCCGCACCAGGGCCGACCTCCAGCGGCTGCGCCCGCTCGAACCGGACGACATGCCCTACATCACCGAGGCGGTCGGCCTGCTGGTCGCCGAACTCGGCGCCACCCCCCTGATCGGCTTCGCCGGCGCGCCCTTCACGCTGGCCAGCTACCTGATCGAGGGCGGGCCCTCGAAGTCGTACGAGAACACCAAGGCGATGATGTACGGCGAGCCCGAGCTGTGGGCCGAACTCGTCGACCGGCTCGCGCAGATCACCTCCGCCTTCCTGAAAATCCAGATCGAGGCCGGCGCCTCCGCCGTCCAGCTCTTCGACTCCTGGGCGGGCGCGCTCGCACCCGACGAGTACCGCCGCTCGGTGATGCCCGCCAGCGCGAAGGTCTTCGACGCGGTCGCGCCCTACGGCGTCCCGCGGATCCACTTCGGCGTCAACACCGGCGAGCTCCTCGGCCTGATGGGCCAGGCCGGCGCGGACATCGTCGGCGTCGACTGGCGCGTCCCGCTCGACGAGGCCGCCAACCGGGTCGGCCCCGGCAAGGGCCTGCAGGGCAACCTCGACCCCGCCGTCCTCTACGCGCCCACCCACGTCGTCGAGACCAAGGCCCGCGAGGTCCTGCACGCCGCGCAGGCCCTGGGCGGCAGCCACCACATCTTCAACCTCGGCCACGGCGTCATGCCCACCATGGACCCGGACGCGCTCACCCGGCTGGTCGCCTTCGTCCACGAGGCCAGCGCCCGCTGA
- a CDS encoding DUF4349 domain-containing protein, producing MRHGPSGTQSGRGGGGGGGPAAGGVQRGLRRLVGLGGRPGGGPERRPGGGRGGGRRGGAARGRERGRGEGGPGGGPAAGPTTGTGTGAGTGTGTGTGTAGSTAGSAAPAAARQIAYQAKLTVQVGSVDEARTKAVDLATGAGGYVAGENLRGGTGDTLQSTLTLKVPSASYQDVLNGLGALGKQLSLTSKADDLTQQIADVDSRLKSMQASVDRVRALMADAKSLSEVVSLESELTRRESDLESLQRQQQELSARTSLSTVTLDLVTPAQRYVEPAKKETGFFASVARALSAGWHALVALLRALLMGLAAVAPFLLVLAPLGWLLRRRLRSRRPAVPAAPAFLPRPTHAPDTDTGTGTEGDADADADAKA from the coding sequence ATGCGACATGGACCTTCGGGTACGCAGAGCGGGCGCGGCGGGGGCGGTGGCGGCGGTCCTGCTGCTGGCGGGGTGCAGCGCGGGCTCCGACGGCTCGTCGGCCTCGGCGGGCGCCCCGGCGGTGGCCCGGAACGACGCCCGGGCGGCGGACGGGGAGGCGGCCGACGCGGCGGGGCCGCCCGGGGCCGGGAGCGGGGACGCGGCGAAGGCGGGCCCGGCGGCGGGCCGGCGGCGGGCCCGACCACGGGGACGGGCACCGGCGCGGGGACGGGAACCGGCACAGGCACGGGAACGGCCGGGAGCACGGCCGGGAGCGCCGCGCCCGCGGCCGCCCGCCAGATCGCCTACCAGGCGAAGCTGACCGTGCAGGTCGGTTCGGTCGACGAGGCCCGCACCAAGGCGGTCGACCTGGCCACCGGGGCGGGCGGGTACGTCGCCGGGGAGAACCTGCGCGGCGGCACCGGCGACACCCTGCAGTCCACGCTGACCCTCAAGGTCCCGTCCGCGTCCTACCAGGACGTGCTGAACGGGCTCGGCGCGCTCGGCAAGCAGCTCAGCCTCACCAGCAAGGCGGACGACCTCACCCAGCAGATCGCCGACGTCGACAGCCGGCTCAAGTCCATGCAGGCCAGCGTGGACCGGGTGCGGGCGCTGATGGCCGACGCGAAGAGCCTGTCGGAGGTGGTGTCGCTGGAGAGCGAGCTGACCCGCCGCGAGTCCGACCTGGAGTCCCTGCAGCGCCAGCAGCAGGAGCTCTCCGCCCGCACCTCGCTGTCCACGGTGACCCTGGACCTGGTGACCCCCGCCCAGCGGTACGTCGAGCCCGCGAAGAAGGAGACCGGCTTCTTCGCCTCCGTCGCCCGCGCCCTGTCGGCCGGCTGGCACGCCCTGGTCGCCCTGCTCCGCGCCCTCCTGATGGGCCTGGCCGCCGTCGCGCCCTTCCTGCTGGTCCTCGCCCCGCTCGGCTGGCTGCTCCGCAGGCGCCTGCGCTCCCGCCGCCCCGCCGTCCCGGCGGCTCCCGCGTTCCTGCCCCGCCCGACGCACGCCCCGGACACCGACACCGGCACCGGCACCGAGGGCGACGCCGACGCGGACGCGGACGCCAAAGCCTGA